In Bradyrhizobium sp. 200, the sequence CTTGTCAGCGCATTGAGGCTTTCCAGCACCGCCACGCCGTCCTTGCGCAGGCTTGCCGCGACCGCCACGCGATCAGGAAAATGCTTGCGAACGGCATCAAGCCAGATCGTGCGTCCCGCAAGGAAGCCGCCGGCGCCCGCCGCATAGGCGAACTCCAGCACGCGCTCGAATTTCTCGGGCGCAGCACCACCTGACAGCAGTACCCAGGGAATGTTCCGCTCGCTACAGATCGCGCCGATGGCGTCGAACTCCTTCTGCGCGGCTTGCGCCGCCGCGCTCCCGTCGCGCGCCGGCAGGCTGTTGGCGGCGAGTGGACTCTCCAGCTTCAAGAGGTCGACGCCATATTCCGGCTTGGCGAACTCGCGCACGCTGTCGATCACAAGCCCCGGCAGCTTGCCGGGCGATTCGACATAGTCCGCGGTGTGATTGGCGCTGCCGAGGAATGGATAGACCAGGAGCTCCAGCACATAGGGAATGTCGTAGCGCGCGCAGTCCTGTCCGATTTCGCGCACAAACTTCTTCTGG encodes:
- a CDS encoding tagatose 1,6-diphosphate aldolase; the encoded protein is MRTIGKNRGIARLADADGHFRMVALDQRPPLFDAIAQAKGITREQVEYADVTAAKRLLVENLSPHCSSMLFDPNFAVPAAIDLLPARCGLIMTLEEHRVEETAGGRKSRAIANWSVEKIRAIGGDAVKVLAWYRPDADAGVNEHQKKFVREIGQDCARYDIPYVLELLVYPFLGSANHTADYVESPGKLPGLVIDSVREFAKPEYGVDLLKLESPLAANSLPARDGSAAAQAAQKEFDAIGAICSERNIPWVLLSGGAAPEKFERVLEFAYAAGAGGFLAGRTIWLDAVRKHFPDRVAVAASLRKDGVAVLESLNALTRAKGTQWKARFPAFSEIRQEGDFARAY